From the genome of Spirulina subsalsa PCC 9445:
GCAACAGAGTAAAAGGCTTGCAGCATACAATTGAATGTGCCCTTGCACAAAATTATGAGAATATTGAAATATTGATTGCAGATAACTGTACAGAACCAGAAACTGAAATTAATACCCTTATTAAAAGCTACTCAACAAACCCTAAAATTAGATACTATCGGCACGATCAGAATCGAGGTGCTACCTACAATTTTGAATTTATTTTAAGAAATGCTAATGGTGAGTTTTGTATCTGGTTTTGTGATGATGATGATTATAACGATCCAGATTTAATTTCTAACTATGTGTCTGCATTGATGAGTAGTCCAAATAGTGTTTTGGCTATCGGAGATGTAGAATATGTAGATGGTATTGGAAAAATCTTTATAAAAGATGAGCCTCCATATGGTTTACAGGGTTCGCTCTTCAAAAGACTTACAAGATATTTGACTACAGACATAACAGATAATTTGATGTATGGAATGTTTAGAACCTCATATATGCGTAACTTTAAATTTGAAAGAAACGTATCAACACCTGAAAAGTTTTTGATTTTATATTTATTGTCTTTGGGTTCAGTGGTTGATGTTCCCAATGTTAGCTATCGTAACATCTACAGCTTTAAAACCAGTGTGGAGAATGTTGATAATCAATTGATGAAAAATCATTTTTTGGTTTGGTACAAAAAATCTTATGAATATTTACCATTGGGTTATGCAGTTTACTTTTCATTACTCTATACATTTATCCACATCCCGAAGCTAAGTTGGCCAGTTAGAAAACTGTTTGGTTATCCTAAGAAACACTCGGCTAGGAAATATTTTTGCGAACCAGTAAGAACTAAACTTAATCATGACTAACTTCTTTCTTGGCATTCACTACGGGCATAATGCAACAGTTGCAGTAGTCCACAATGGCAAACTGATCTTTTGCCAAAGCGAAGAGCGGCTAAACCGAATCAAGAATTCCACTGGGTTTCCAGAAAAAACTCTAGCTTACATATATGAAAACATCTGCCAGCCAAACCTTGTTGAATCAGCTACTTTATTTCAGCAATCTCTTCACGGATATTTATTTTTAAAACAGCATCAATTTAAACCTTTTCAATATGGCTATTTTTTATCGCCTGAAATCAAAAATGCTGGTAAATTTCAATCATCAGAACTTATGTGGAAGCTTTCACAGTGGAAAGCTAGAAGTGTCACTGAAAAAAATCAGTCTTTGTACAAAGAAAGTCTTGAGTATTGGAGTTCTGCAACTAGATTGCCACCGGAAAAAATTCGTTTTATGAAGCATCATGCCGCTCATGCCTACAGTGTGTTTCCGCATATCCAGGACTGGAGTCAAGCATTAGTTTTTACTTTAGATGGAGTGGGAGACTATGTTTCAGCTACAGTAAGTAGGATTTCTGGAGAAAAACTTGAGCTAATTCAAAAGACAGACCACCGAAACTCGTTAGGCTATTTCTACTCAGCGATTACAGCACTCCTTGGCATGAAAGCTGGAGAACATGAATTCAAAGTCATGGGTCTCGCCCCTTATTCATCTGAGAAATACTACAAGTCAATCCTTGATAAACTTCGTCAGTTAATCTGGATTGACGAAACTGGCCAATTTGTCTCCAAGTATCCGCCAACTGCATTAACGAGAGTGCTAGATTCGATAATTCTTCACCAGCGATTCGATAACGTAGCTGGTGCGATTCAGGCATTAGTGGAAGAACTAATTATCCAATGGATTCGCTACTGGACAGAAAAAACAGGTATTCGCAACGTTGCCGTATCAGGTGGAGTATTCATGAATGTTAAGGCTTGCCAGAAGGTTTTGCAGCAGGTTGAAATGGATCGGTACTTTGTTATGCCATCGGCAGCAGATGAAAGTACAGCCATAGGCGCAGCCTATTGGGGAACTATGCAATCAACTAAATCCAGTAAGCTCAAGCCATTTGAAGACCTATATTTAGGCATGACCTATTCTGAGCAAGATATTGAAGAGGAATTGATTAATTCAAAAGTTGAGCAACGCTACTTAATCCGTCGCCCAGAAAATATTAGCCGTAGCGTAGCGCAATTGCTAGCTGATAATGAGGTCGTTGCTCGATATGCGGGGAGAATGGAATTCGGTGCTAGGGCTTTAGGAAATCGCTCGATTCTAGCGAATCCAAGTAACTTTGAAACTATCGAGTTAATTAATGCTTCCATTAAGAACCGTGATTTCTGGATGCCCTTCACTCCAAGCATCCTCGATAGTGATATGCCAAGGTATATCGTAAATCACAACAAAATATTTGCTCCCTACATGGTGATTACCTTTGATACTACTGATCTTGCCCGTCAGCACTTGAAAGCCGCCATTCACCCTCGTGATAAAACAGCCAGACCCCAGTGCGTGCTGCAACAGTGGAATCCTGAGTATTATGAACTCATTTCCGAATTCAAAAAACTAACTGGAATTGGTGCTGTCTTAAACACAAGTTTTAATCTGCATGGAGAACCAAATGTTTGCTCACCAAGGGATGCTATTCATACAATGGACAACTCGGGGTTACGGTAT
Proteins encoded in this window:
- a CDS encoding glycosyltransferase family 2 protein, which codes for MNFNPLVTIGIPTCNRVKGLQHTIECALAQNYENIEILIADNCTEPETEINTLIKSYSTNPKIRYYRHDQNRGATYNFEFILRNANGEFCIWFCDDDDYNDPDLISNYVSALMSSPNSVLAIGDVEYVDGIGKIFIKDEPPYGLQGSLFKRLTRYLTTDITDNLMYGMFRTSYMRNFKFERNVSTPEKFLILYLLSLGSVVDVPNVSYRNIYSFKTSVENVDNQLMKNHFLVWYKKSYEYLPLGYAVYFSLLYTFIHIPKLSWPVRKLFGYPKKHSARKYFCEPVRTKLNHD
- a CDS encoding carbamoyltransferase C-terminal domain-containing protein produces the protein MTNFFLGIHYGHNATVAVVHNGKLIFCQSEERLNRIKNSTGFPEKTLAYIYENICQPNLVESATLFQQSLHGYLFLKQHQFKPFQYGYFLSPEIKNAGKFQSSELMWKLSQWKARSVTEKNQSLYKESLEYWSSATRLPPEKIRFMKHHAAHAYSVFPHIQDWSQALVFTLDGVGDYVSATVSRISGEKLELIQKTDHRNSLGYFYSAITALLGMKAGEHEFKVMGLAPYSSEKYYKSILDKLRQLIWIDETGQFVSKYPPTALTRVLDSIILHQRFDNVAGAIQALVEELIIQWIRYWTEKTGIRNVAVSGGVFMNVKACQKVLQQVEMDRYFVMPSAADESTAIGAAYWGTMQSTKSSKLKPFEDLYLGMTYSEQDIEEELINSKVEQRYLIRRPENISRSVAQLLADNEVVARYAGRMEFGARALGNRSILANPSNFETIELINASIKNRDFWMPFTPSILDSDMPRYIVNHNKIFAPYMVITFDTTDLARQHLKAAIHPRDKTARPQCVLQQWNPEYYELISEFKKLTGIGAVLNTSFNLHGEPNVCSPRDAIHTMDNSGLRYLAIGHYLLEKRETI